A DNA window from Streptomyces sp. B21-083 contains the following coding sequences:
- a CDS encoding glycoside hydrolase family 5 protein, which produces MASLAGKIRVILLAVLLAVAASVYGTAHQASADTVAQSSASQIVADMGAGWNLGNQLEATTNGYPSETAWGQPAVTQALIDKVRAAGFKTIRIPVSYLGYIGPGPNYTINASWLNRIQEVVNYAYNRGLHVLINMHGDGYKNVSGSWLICDSSSQTTIKAKYEKAWQQIANRFKNYDQRLIMESMNEEFDGQYGRPTQPCYSNINSYNQIFVDTVRKTGGNNSSRWLLVAGWNTNIDYTAGNYGFQLPSDQYRSPSIPASERRIMISVHHYSPWDFAGEESGTITQWGRAATNPSRKSTWGQEDYLDAQLKTMHDVFVTKGYPVVVGEYGAIDKSSFDSSNNRYRADFARAVAATAKKYGAASVYWDNGATGRYGFGLFDRRSLTVTQQGIINGIMSGAGVPVTGQGPSA; this is translated from the coding sequence ATGGCTTCACTAGCAGGGAAGATCAGAGTCATTCTCCTTGCCGTCCTGTTGGCGGTTGCCGCATCTGTGTACGGCACGGCGCATCAGGCGTCGGCCGATACCGTGGCACAGTCGAGCGCTTCACAGATCGTTGCCGACATGGGCGCGGGATGGAATCTGGGGAACCAACTCGAAGCCACCACCAACGGATATCCCAGCGAAACGGCATGGGGCCAGCCGGCCGTGACGCAGGCCCTCATCGACAAGGTGCGGGCGGCAGGGTTCAAGACGATCCGGATCCCTGTCTCCTACCTGGGATACATAGGACCCGGCCCGAACTACACGATCAACGCCTCCTGGCTGAACAGAATCCAGGAAGTCGTCAACTACGCCTACAACAGGGGCCTGCATGTGCTGATCAACATGCACGGTGACGGCTACAAGAACGTGAGCGGCTCCTGGCTGATCTGCGATTCGTCCTCCCAAACGACGATCAAGGCCAAGTACGAGAAAGCCTGGCAGCAGATCGCGAACAGGTTCAAGAACTACGACCAGCGCCTGATCATGGAGTCCATGAACGAGGAGTTCGACGGGCAGTACGGCCGTCCGACCCAACCGTGCTACTCCAACATCAACAGCTACAACCAGATCTTCGTGGACACCGTACGGAAAACGGGCGGAAACAACAGTTCAAGGTGGCTGCTCGTGGCCGGCTGGAACACGAACATCGACTACACTGCGGGGAATTACGGCTTCCAGCTTCCGTCCGACCAGTATCGCTCCCCCTCCATTCCCGCCAGTGAGCGGCGGATCATGATCTCCGTTCATCACTACAGTCCGTGGGACTTCGCCGGAGAGGAAAGCGGCACCATAACGCAGTGGGGACGAGCAGCGACCAATCCGTCGAGGAAGTCGACCTGGGGACAGGAGGACTATCTGGACGCCCAGCTCAAGACGATGCACGACGTGTTCGTCACGAAGGGATATCCGGTGGTGGTGGGCGAGTACGGTGCCATCGACAAGTCATCGTTCGATTCATCGAACAACAGGTATCGCGCGGACTTCGCCCGGGCCGTCGCGGCCACTGCCAAGAAGTACGGGGCCGCAAGCGTCTACTGGGACAACGGTGCGACCGGACGGTACGGGTTCGGGCTGTTCGACCGGCGCTCCCTCACGGTGACCCAGCAGGGCATCATCAACGGCATCATGAGCGGCGCCGGTGTCCCTGTGACCGGCCAGGGCCCTTCCGCCTGA
- a CDS encoding rhamnogalacturonan lyase, which translates to MTDPYRHPHTASPPWRIQRRSSKRVFGGLTAATALALSTLTGLPQTAHAATARQVERLDRGLTSVHTGSGNLVSWRWLATDPNDVAFNVYRGGTRLNSSPLTTSTNYLDAGAPDSADYTVRAVVNGIEQAPSEHALQFRTGYKDVPISPPPGGTSPGNSPYAYEANDASVGDLDGDGAMDLVLKWQPTNAKDNSQSGYTGNTIVDGIKLDGTRLWRIDMGRNIRSGAHYTQFQVYDYDGDGKAEVAMKTADGTKDGTGAVIGSSSSDHRNSSGYVLSGPEYLTMFNGQTGKAMQSVDYVPARGTVSSWGDSYGNRVDRFLAGTAYLDGSRPSVIMARGYYTRAVIAAWDWRNGQFTRRWTFDSNANSGYAGQGNHQLSVADVDGDGKDEVVYGAMAVDDNGNGLWTTRNGHGDAMHVGDLDPSRPGLEEFKVDEDSSKPSSWMADARTGQILWSTPAAGDNGRGVSGDIWSGSAGAESWSSLVSGVRNPKGAVVASRKPGSSNFLAWWDGDTTRELLDGTHIDKYGTSGDTRLLTGSGVHSNNGTKSTPSLSGDILGDWREEVIWPTSNNTALRIYATPYQTSTRITTLLHDTQYRTALAWQNTAYNQPPHPSFFIGSNMGTPPRPTVALPNRL; encoded by the coding sequence GTGACCGACCCGTACCGTCATCCGCACACCGCATCGCCCCCATGGCGAATCCAACGCCGGTCGAGCAAGCGGGTGTTCGGCGGATTGACGGCCGCCACCGCCCTGGCCCTCTCCACACTCACCGGTCTGCCGCAGACCGCGCACGCCGCGACCGCGCGGCAGGTGGAACGCCTCGACCGGGGCCTGACCAGCGTCCACACCGGCAGCGGGAACCTGGTCTCGTGGCGGTGGCTGGCCACTGACCCGAACGACGTGGCCTTCAACGTCTACCGTGGCGGCACGAGACTCAACTCCTCGCCCCTGACCACCTCGACGAACTACTTGGACGCCGGCGCCCCGGACTCAGCCGACTACACGGTGCGCGCGGTGGTGAACGGCATCGAGCAGGCGCCGTCCGAACACGCGCTTCAGTTCCGCACCGGGTACAAGGACGTGCCGATCTCCCCGCCGCCCGGCGGCACCTCCCCGGGCAACTCGCCGTACGCCTACGAGGCCAACGACGCCTCCGTCGGCGACCTCGACGGCGACGGCGCCATGGACCTCGTGCTGAAGTGGCAGCCGACGAACGCCAAGGACAACTCCCAGTCCGGCTACACCGGCAACACGATCGTCGACGGCATCAAGCTCGACGGCACCCGGCTGTGGCGTATCGACATGGGCCGCAACATCCGCTCCGGCGCGCACTACACCCAGTTCCAGGTGTACGACTACGACGGCGACGGCAAGGCCGAGGTCGCCATGAAGACCGCCGACGGCACGAAGGACGGAACCGGCGCGGTCATAGGCAGTTCCTCGTCCGATCACCGCAATTCCTCGGGTTACGTGCTGTCCGGCCCCGAGTACCTGACGATGTTCAACGGGCAGACGGGCAAGGCGATGCAGTCCGTCGACTACGTCCCAGCCCGAGGCACGGTGTCGTCCTGGGGGGACTCCTACGGCAACCGAGTGGACCGGTTCCTGGCGGGCACGGCCTATCTGGACGGTTCCCGACCCTCGGTGATCATGGCTCGTGGCTACTACACCCGCGCGGTGATCGCGGCCTGGGACTGGCGGAACGGACAGTTCACCCGCCGGTGGACCTTCGACTCCAACGCCAACAGCGGCTACGCCGGCCAGGGCAACCACCAACTGTCGGTCGCGGACGTGGACGGAGACGGCAAGGACGAGGTCGTCTACGGCGCGATGGCCGTCGACGACAACGGCAACGGCCTGTGGACGACGCGGAACGGCCACGGGGACGCCATGCACGTGGGCGACCTCGACCCGTCCCGGCCGGGTCTGGAGGAGTTCAAGGTCGACGAGGACAGCTCCAAGCCGTCCTCCTGGATGGCGGACGCGAGGACCGGCCAGATCCTCTGGTCCACTCCGGCCGCCGGTGACAACGGCCGGGGTGTGTCCGGTGACATCTGGTCCGGCAGCGCGGGCGCCGAGTCGTGGTCGTCGCTCGTGAGTGGCGTCCGCAACCCCAAGGGCGCGGTGGTCGCCAGCCGTAAGCCCGGGTCCAGCAACTTCCTGGCGTGGTGGGACGGCGACACCACGCGCGAACTCCTCGACGGCACCCACATCGACAAGTACGGCACCTCCGGCGACACCCGCCTGCTCACCGGCTCCGGGGTCCACTCCAACAACGGCACCAAGTCGACGCCGTCCTTGTCCGGCGACATCCTCGGCGACTGGCGCGAGGAGGTCATCTGGCCGACGTCCAACAACACGGCCCTACGGATCTACGCCACGCCGTACCAGACCAGTACGCGGATCACGACCCTCCTCCACGACACCCAGTACCGCACGGCCCTGGCCTGGCAGAACACCGCCTACAACCAGCCCCCGCACCCCAGCTTCTTCATCGGCAGCAACATGGGCACTCCGCCACGCCCCACGGTCGCCCTCCCGAACCGCCTCTGA
- a CDS encoding rhamnogalacturonan acetylesterase yields the protein MTSRLEGHGVRLGVVGLLTLATLVGTGTAHADAATRALPAGCSGTSPIKCHYAVSPGNYDVTVSIGGATGAETDMWVEARRLILPATTTAAGAAATYSFTVNVRQPEGQPTGQGGTGNPGLDIRFAGTNPQVSAVSVKPAPQPLVAYLAGDSTVCDQPVAPYTGWGQMITPAVGPGASVANYADSGESSGSFLRNSALFPALLPKVKANDAVFIQFGHNDKQTSASAFRSNLTSMITQVRAKGGVPVLMTPPVRRQFNGSRLTPTALHVNGLGVNLPAEMRSVGTAQNVPVIDLTTKSKTLVESLGPSASAQLFLRSSVDGVTDNTHFSQYGASQMSGLVLQSIREQHLPLAAYLR from the coding sequence ATGACGTCGCGTCTCGAAGGGCATGGAGTCAGGCTGGGAGTGGTGGGTCTGCTGACCCTTGCGACGCTGGTCGGCACCGGCACGGCACATGCCGATGCCGCCACCCGGGCGCTGCCTGCCGGCTGTTCAGGCACCTCGCCGATCAAGTGTCACTACGCGGTCTCACCCGGCAACTACGACGTGACAGTCTCCATCGGTGGTGCCACCGGCGCCGAGACCGACATGTGGGTGGAGGCCCGGCGCCTGATACTTCCGGCGACCACGACGGCGGCCGGTGCCGCCGCCACGTACTCCTTCACGGTCAACGTGCGACAGCCGGAAGGACAGCCGACCGGCCAGGGAGGCACCGGAAACCCCGGTCTGGACATCCGGTTCGCCGGGACCAACCCGCAGGTGTCGGCCGTCTCCGTGAAACCGGCGCCCCAGCCGCTGGTCGCCTACCTGGCCGGTGACTCGACCGTATGCGACCAGCCCGTGGCCCCGTACACGGGTTGGGGCCAGATGATCACGCCGGCGGTGGGTCCCGGAGCGTCCGTCGCCAACTACGCCGACTCGGGGGAGAGTTCCGGCAGCTTCCTGAGGAACTCGGCGCTCTTCCCGGCGCTGCTGCCGAAGGTCAAGGCAAACGACGCGGTCTTCATCCAGTTCGGCCACAACGACAAGCAGACCAGCGCGTCGGCCTTCCGGAGCAACCTCACCTCCATGATCACGCAGGTCCGTGCGAAGGGCGGCGTCCCCGTTCTGATGACCCCGCCGGTCCGCCGGCAGTTCAACGGCAGCCGTCTCACGCCCACAGCACTGCACGTCAACGGCCTCGGAGTGAACCTGCCCGCCGAGATGCGCTCGGTCGGCACGGCGCAGAACGTGCCGGTGATCGACCTGACCACCAAGAGCAAGACGCTGGTCGAGTCCCTCGGCCCGTCCGCCTCCGCACAGCTCTTCCTGCGCTCATCCGTCGACGGTGTCACGGACAACACCCACTTCTCGCAGTACGGCGCGAGCCAGATGAGCGGACTGGTGCTCCAGAGCATCCGCGAGCAGCACCTGCCCCTGGCCGCGTACCTGCGCTGA
- a CDS encoding SGNH/GDSL hydrolase family protein: MRNLRILITTALVIALSSLGVSAASAADRVATDCTSASGTQTSATRAVAAPVTVWLAGDSTMANPSSGRCPVGWGSQFDALFNSDVTVKNQAVGGRSIQTWLYEGNVSSTKGSDGECRLTSNTYSSRWQAMLNSTTEMKAGDYLFIQFGINDSSSTCPRHVGPARYQQLMTMMAQAALARGAHPVLLTPVAAITCSGGTATKNRGFVGETFAAGTATRAPVIDLQTLSVSLYNSLRFCPNNGDYGGSGPLGTFFCNDHTHFDTYGAQRIAGLVAGDVRRQNLPLAAYLT; encoded by the coding sequence TTGAGGAACTTACGGATTCTCATCACGACCGCGCTCGTGATCGCCTTGTCGAGCCTCGGTGTCAGCGCCGCATCCGCGGCGGACCGCGTCGCCACGGACTGCACCAGTGCCTCCGGCACCCAGACCTCGGCCACACGGGCGGTCGCCGCGCCGGTCACCGTGTGGCTGGCCGGCGACTCCACCATGGCCAACCCGAGCTCCGGCCGTTGTCCGGTCGGCTGGGGCAGCCAGTTCGACGCCCTGTTCAACAGCGACGTGACCGTCAAGAACCAGGCCGTGGGAGGCCGCAGCATCCAGACCTGGCTGTATGAGGGGAACGTGAGCAGCACCAAGGGCTCGGACGGTGAGTGCCGCCTCACGTCCAACACGTACTCGTCCCGCTGGCAGGCGATGCTGAACTCGACCACCGAAATGAAGGCCGGTGACTACCTGTTCATCCAGTTCGGCATCAACGACTCCTCCTCGACCTGCCCCCGGCACGTCGGCCCGGCCCGGTACCAACAGCTGATGACCATGATGGCGCAGGCCGCCCTGGCCCGGGGCGCACACCCGGTACTGCTCACCCCGGTCGCCGCCATCACCTGCTCCGGCGGCACAGCGACCAAGAACCGCGGCTTCGTGGGCGAGACCTTCGCCGCCGGCACCGCCACCAGGGCGCCCGTCATCGACCTGCAGACGCTCAGTGTCTCGCTCTACAACAGCCTGCGCTTCTGCCCGAACAACGGCGACTACGGAGGCAGCGGTCCCCTGGGCACCTTCTTCTGCAACGACCACACCCACTTCGACACCTACGGCGCCCAGCGGATCGCAGGGCTCGTCGCTGGTGACGTGCGCCGCCAGAACCTCCCGCTCGCCGCATATCTCACGTAG
- a CDS encoding right-handed parallel beta-helix repeat-containing protein: MRTAKFGTPALLLSVVAASSVAMTPGSASASAAAAGNTYYVAPSGNDSAAGTQAAPWASIARAQAVAKAGDTVYFRGGTYAYTRANSACSSQTAKVDAITLNKSGSSGSPIRYWAQPGEKPVFDFSRMTDDCRIKGFDVTGSWIHLKGLEVKGVPQNNNRNAESWGIWVSGSNDVFEQINTHHHMGTGLFISGGGGNLVLNSDAHDNYDPRSNDGPGENADGFGSHYTPAGRPANVFRSCRSWWNADDGFDLISTYSPVIIENSWAWRNGYVPGTTTPSGNGAGFKSGGYGGDYEANAPKHTVRSSVAFLNKAAGFYANHHPVANDFFNNTGYGNHPNFNMLGIDSRGAAVGRGTLRNNIAYTGTATSNMSGTNAAYNSWNLGVPLSDSQFRSVSMSGWDAPRQPDGNLPVLPHLRLAANSALIDKGVDVGLPFSGSAPDLGAFENDGR, from the coding sequence GTGAGAACCGCGAAGTTCGGCACCCCTGCCCTCCTGCTCTCGGTGGTCGCGGCGAGTTCCGTCGCCATGACCCCCGGTTCGGCGTCCGCGAGCGCCGCGGCGGCCGGAAACACCTACTACGTCGCCCCGAGCGGGAACGACAGCGCGGCAGGTACGCAGGCCGCTCCGTGGGCATCGATCGCCCGTGCACAGGCCGTCGCCAAGGCGGGCGACACGGTCTACTTCCGGGGCGGCACCTACGCCTACACCCGCGCGAACAGCGCGTGTTCGAGCCAGACCGCCAAGGTCGACGCGATCACCCTCAACAAGAGCGGCAGCTCCGGCAGCCCGATCCGGTACTGGGCCCAGCCGGGCGAGAAACCGGTTTTCGACTTCTCTCGGATGACAGACGACTGCCGCATCAAGGGCTTTGACGTCACCGGCAGCTGGATCCACCTCAAAGGACTGGAAGTCAAAGGCGTTCCCCAGAACAACAACCGCAACGCCGAGTCCTGGGGGATCTGGGTTTCCGGCAGCAACGACGTCTTCGAGCAGATCAACACCCACCACCACATGGGTACCGGCCTGTTCATCAGCGGTGGGGGCGGCAACCTCGTCCTCAACTCGGACGCGCATGACAACTACGACCCGCGCAGCAACGACGGGCCCGGCGAGAACGCCGACGGGTTCGGTTCGCACTACACGCCGGCCGGCCGCCCCGCGAACGTGTTCCGGAGTTGCCGATCGTGGTGGAACGCCGATGACGGGTTCGACCTCATCTCCACCTACTCGCCAGTGATCATCGAGAACTCGTGGGCCTGGCGCAACGGGTACGTGCCGGGGACGACGACGCCCTCGGGCAACGGAGCCGGCTTCAAGTCCGGCGGCTACGGGGGCGACTACGAGGCCAACGCGCCGAAGCACACCGTCCGCTCCTCGGTGGCGTTCCTCAACAAGGCGGCCGGCTTCTACGCCAACCACCACCCGGTGGCCAACGACTTCTTCAACAACACCGGCTACGGAAACCACCCCAACTTCAACATGCTGGGAATCGACTCGCGCGGCGCCGCCGTCGGCCGGGGCACCCTGCGCAACAACATCGCCTACACCGGAACGGCGACGTCGAACATGAGCGGCACGAACGCCGCGTACAACTCCTGGAACCTCGGCGTCCCCCTGTCGGACTCCCAGTTCCGCAGTGTGTCGATGTCCGGCTGGGACGCGCCCCGCCAGCCGGACGGGAACCTGCCCGTGCTGCCCCACCTCCGTCTCGCGGCGAACAGTGCCCTGATCGACAAGGGCGTCGACGTGGGACTGCCCTTCAGCGGAAGTGCGCCGGATCTCGGCGCCTTTGAGAATGACGGAAGGTGA
- a CDS encoding glycosyl hydrolase 53 family protein gives MSPQPPTPVAGRISRRTLLKATTATAGAIATAAAFAELETPAAAAAGFVKGVDISWAPQMEARGYSWKNASGQTQDLLTILKGYGITAVRLRTFVNPSSSATDGHCSINEVAAFAKRVKAAGMSIMLDYMFGDTWNSVGVQNPPAAWRNMSYSQVRSAMSTYVKQTMTVMKSNDVLPTWVQIGNEINSGICRPVGSVSNGAQMTGLLNAAYDQVKAVSPASTVCIHLAQPQKYDVMTTFFSRFAASGGKWDMSVFSSYGSADLVPGIVANMKKISAAYGKPFLQSEFGGRVDRASSTQASLVAYIKALKANGGQGIFYWEPECMSPFTGYNMGAWDSSTKRPTTIMNGFTQA, from the coding sequence ATGTCCCCGCAACCCCCCACACCAGTTGCCGGGCGTATCAGCCGGCGAACCCTGCTCAAGGCCACCACCGCCACCGCCGGGGCGATCGCCACGGCAGCCGCGTTCGCCGAACTCGAGACGCCTGCCGCAGCCGCCGCGGGTTTCGTCAAGGGCGTCGACATCAGCTGGGCACCGCAGATGGAGGCGCGCGGCTACTCCTGGAAGAACGCGAGCGGGCAGACCCAGGACCTGCTGACGATCCTCAAGGGGTACGGCATCACCGCCGTACGCCTGCGCACGTTCGTCAACCCGTCCAGCAGCGCGACCGACGGGCACTGCAGCATCAACGAGGTCGCCGCCTTCGCCAAGCGGGTCAAGGCCGCCGGGATGTCGATCATGCTCGACTACATGTTCGGCGACACCTGGAACTCCGTCGGCGTGCAGAACCCGCCCGCCGCCTGGCGGAACATGAGCTACAGCCAGGTGCGCTCCGCGATGAGTACGTACGTGAAGCAGACGATGACGGTCATGAAGAGCAACGACGTGCTGCCCACCTGGGTCCAGATCGGCAACGAGATCAACAGCGGGATCTGCCGCCCCGTCGGCAGCGTCTCCAACGGCGCGCAGATGACCGGACTGCTCAACGCCGCCTACGACCAGGTCAAGGCGGTGTCGCCGGCCTCGACGGTGTGCATCCACCTGGCCCAGCCGCAGAAGTACGACGTGATGACGACGTTCTTCAGCCGCTTCGCGGCGAGCGGCGGCAAGTGGGACATGTCGGTGTTCTCCTCCTACGGCAGTGCCGACCTCGTCCCCGGCATCGTGGCGAACATGAAGAAGATCTCCGCCGCCTACGGCAAGCCGTTCCTGCAGAGCGAGTTCGGTGGCCGGGTGGACCGCGCCTCCTCCACCCAGGCCTCGCTGGTCGCCTACATCAAGGCGCTCAAGGCCAACGGCGGGCAGGGGATCTTCTACTGGGAGCCGGAGTGCATGTCGCCGTTCACCGGCTACAACATGGGCGCCTGGGACTCCTCCACCAAGCGGCCCACCACCATCATGAACGGCTTCACCCAGGCCTGA
- a CDS encoding alpha/beta hydrolase family protein, translating to MGRTGTSSTGAIRPPDHSHGYDPHQLGQYDRPGIADASSRHLTEQRCEPPTPGVFMTMQRRSFLTLSAAGAAGVGLSLLGTGRAGATARAGAPTQRFAVGVRPYAWSRGSRRWTTYVYYPATGAPGGAPVTNAPVAQGVFPVCEFMHGFSSSPQNSLAIIRPLAEAGFIVPAPHFANLSGQDVYNGNQSKDVSEVITRTLALNTAGDPLAGHINTAVGVGVSGHSMGGMTTHGLLTAWPDARITAAIPMSCVDMGNPSPSVRAKVLFTHGDRDGTCPISSARQAYRELPAAKAFLTFRGAGHSNYFGDSRTVNTFVDWMRWSLYGDTAARGRLRNDATSSTTTWESALS from the coding sequence ATGGGCAGGACCGGAACATCCTCCACCGGCGCGATACGCCCACCTGACCACTCCCACGGCTACGACCCCCACCAGCTCGGTCAGTACGACCGCCCCGGCATCGCCGATGCCTCCTCCCGGCACCTGACCGAGCAGCGTTGCGAACCCCCCACACCAGGAGTCTTCATGACCATGCAACGGCGTAGTTTCCTGACCCTGAGCGCGGCCGGAGCCGCGGGCGTGGGCTTGTCCCTGCTCGGCACGGGACGAGCGGGTGCCACCGCACGGGCGGGAGCTCCGACCCAGCGGTTCGCGGTCGGCGTGCGCCCGTATGCCTGGAGCCGCGGCAGCCGCCGGTGGACCACCTACGTCTACTACCCCGCCACCGGCGCCCCCGGTGGCGCCCCGGTCACCAACGCGCCCGTCGCCCAAGGCGTCTTCCCGGTCTGCGAGTTCATGCACGGCTTCAGCAGCAGCCCACAGAATTCTCTGGCGATCATCCGCCCCCTGGCGGAGGCCGGCTTCATCGTCCCCGCCCCCCACTTCGCCAACCTGAGCGGGCAGGACGTCTACAACGGCAACCAGTCCAAGGACGTCTCCGAGGTCATCACACGGACCCTCGCCCTCAACACCGCCGGGGACCCGCTGGCCGGCCACATCAACACAGCGGTCGGAGTCGGCGTCTCCGGCCACTCGATGGGCGGCATGACCACCCACGGCCTACTCACGGCCTGGCCGGACGCGCGGATCACCGCCGCGATCCCCATGTCGTGTGTGGACATGGGCAACCCGAGCCCGTCGGTCCGCGCCAAGGTGCTGTTCACGCACGGCGACCGGGACGGAACGTGCCCGATCTCCTCCGCCCGTCAGGCGTACCGGGAACTGCCCGCCGCCAAGGCGTTCCTCACTTTCCGCGGCGCAGGCCACAGCAACTACTTCGGCGACTCCCGCACCGTCAACACCTTCGTGGACTGGATGCGGTGGAGTCTGTACGGCGACACCGCGGCCCGCGGCCGCCTTCGCAACGACGCCACCTCCAGCACCACCACCTGGGAATCCGCCCTGAGCTGA